One genomic window of Cupriavidus malaysiensis includes the following:
- a CDS encoding cystathionine beta-lyase, protein MPSDDDGAYPQTLAVQPGLQIPPGFDSFSPPTWRGSTVVFRNLAELRAHGDAGTTYWRYGLHATPTSEALCQHLAKLEGARDTLLLPSGLAAISLVYFALLRSGDDVLVPDNVYGPNREHGEWLARDFGVTVRYYDPMIGAGIGALIRPNTRLIWMESPGSVTMEVPDSEAIVAAARERGVLTAIDNTWSAGLYFRPFDKGIDISVQALTKYQSGGSDVLMGAVLSRDEALHARLKRTRMLMGWGVSADDCFLVLRALPSLPVRLAAHDRAAREVAEWLSQRPEVVKVLHPALQDCPGHAFWRRDFSGATGLFAIVLHERYTRAQVDAFVEALERFAIGWSWGGAHSLAVPYHVPSMRPAGSWPPEGWQHAGELVRLYIGLEDTRDLIADLRRALETKLSA, encoded by the coding sequence GTGCCGTCCGATGACGACGGCGCCTATCCGCAGACGCTCGCCGTCCAGCCCGGCCTGCAGATCCCGCCGGGATTCGATTCCTTTTCGCCGCCCACCTGGCGCGGTTCCACCGTGGTCTTCCGCAATCTCGCCGAACTGCGTGCGCACGGCGATGCCGGCACCACCTACTGGCGCTACGGCCTCCATGCCACGCCGACCAGCGAGGCACTGTGCCAGCACCTCGCCAAGCTGGAGGGCGCACGCGATACGCTGCTGCTGCCGTCGGGCCTGGCTGCCATCTCGCTGGTCTACTTCGCGCTGCTGCGCAGCGGCGACGACGTGCTGGTGCCCGACAACGTCTACGGACCCAACCGCGAGCACGGCGAATGGCTGGCGCGCGACTTCGGCGTGACGGTGCGCTACTACGATCCGATGATCGGTGCCGGCATCGGCGCCCTGATCCGGCCCAATACGCGCCTGATCTGGATGGAGTCGCCCGGTTCGGTGACCATGGAGGTGCCGGACAGCGAGGCCATCGTGGCGGCGGCGCGCGAGCGCGGCGTGCTGACGGCCATCGACAACACCTGGTCGGCGGGCCTGTACTTCCGCCCTTTCGACAAGGGGATCGATATCTCGGTGCAGGCGCTGACCAAGTACCAGTCGGGCGGCAGCGACGTGCTGATGGGCGCGGTGCTGAGCCGCGACGAGGCGCTGCACGCGCGCCTGAAGCGCACCCGCATGCTGATGGGCTGGGGTGTTTCCGCCGACGATTGCTTCCTGGTGCTGCGCGCCTTGCCCAGCCTGCCGGTGCGGCTGGCCGCGCATGACCGCGCGGCACGCGAGGTGGCCGAATGGCTGAGCCAGCGGCCGGAGGTGGTCAAGGTCCTCCATCCGGCATTGCAGGACTGCCCGGGCCATGCCTTCTGGCGGCGCGACTTCAGCGGCGCCACCGGCCTCTTCGCCATCGTGCTGCACGAGCGCTACACGCGCGCGCAGGTGGACGCCTTCGTAGAGGCGCTGGAGCGCTTTGCCATCGGTTGGTCGTGGGGTGGGGCGCACAGCCTGGCCGTGCCTTACCACGTGCCGTCGATGCGCCCGGCGGGCAGCTGGCCGCCGGAGGGCTGGCAGCATGCCGGCGAACTGGTGCGGCTCTACATCGGGCTGGAGGACACGCGCGACCTGATCGCCGACCTGCGCCGCGCGCTGGAAACCAAGCTGAGCGCATGA
- the bktB gene encoding beta-ketothiolase BktB — MTREVVVVSGVRTAIGTFGGSLKDLAPTELGALVVREALARAKVDGGDVGHVVFGNVIQTEPKDMYLSRVAAVNGGVTIDAPALTVNRLCGSGLQAIVSAAQTILLGDTDVAIGGGAESMSRAPYLAPAARWGSRMGDAKLIDMMLGALHDPFHTIHMGVTAENVAKEYDISRAQQDEAALESHRRASAAIKAGYFKDQIVPVTLKSRKGDIQFDTDEHVRHDATLDDMTKLKPVFAKENGTVTAGNASGLNDAAAAVVLMERAEAERRGLKPLARLVSYGHAGVDPKTMGIGPVPATRKALERAGLSVADLDVIEANEAFAAQACAVTKTLGLDPAKVNPNGSGISLGHPIGATGALITVKALYELQRVQGRYALVTMCIGGGQGIAAIFERL; from the coding sequence ATGACGCGTGAAGTGGTGGTAGTCAGCGGCGTTCGTACCGCGATCGGAACCTTCGGCGGCAGCCTGAAGGACCTGGCCCCGACCGAGCTGGGCGCCCTGGTGGTGCGTGAAGCGCTGGCCCGTGCCAAAGTGGACGGCGGCGACGTCGGCCATGTGGTGTTCGGCAACGTCATCCAGACCGAGCCCAAGGACATGTACCTGTCCCGCGTGGCGGCCGTCAACGGCGGCGTCACCATCGACGCGCCGGCCCTGACCGTCAACCGCCTATGCGGCTCGGGCCTGCAGGCCATCGTCAGCGCGGCGCAGACCATCCTGCTGGGCGATACCGACGTGGCCATCGGCGGCGGTGCCGAGAGCATGAGCCGCGCTCCCTACCTGGCGCCGGCCGCGCGCTGGGGCTCGCGCATGGGCGATGCCAAGCTGATCGACATGATGCTGGGCGCGCTGCACGACCCGTTCCACACCATCCACATGGGCGTGACCGCCGAGAACGTCGCCAAGGAGTACGACATCTCGCGCGCGCAGCAGGATGAGGCTGCGCTGGAATCGCACCGCCGCGCTTCGGCGGCGATCAAGGCGGGCTACTTCAAGGACCAGATCGTCCCCGTCACCCTCAAGTCGCGCAAGGGCGATATCCAGTTCGACACCGACGAGCACGTGCGCCATGACGCCACCCTGGACGACATGACCAAGCTCAAGCCGGTCTTCGCCAAGGAGAACGGCACGGTCACGGCTGGCAATGCCTCGGGCCTGAACGACGCTGCTGCCGCGGTCGTGCTGATGGAGCGCGCCGAAGCCGAGCGGCGCGGCCTCAAGCCGCTGGCTCGCCTGGTCTCGTACGGCCACGCCGGGGTCGACCCGAAGACCATGGGTATCGGTCCGGTGCCGGCCACGCGCAAGGCGCTGGAGCGCGCGGGCCTGTCGGTGGCCGACCTGGACGTGATCGAGGCCAACGAAGCCTTCGCCGCACAGGCGTGCGCGGTCACCAAGACACTGGGCCTGGATCCCGCCAAGGTCAACCCGAACGGTTCGGGCATTTCGCTGGGCCACCCGATCGGCGCCACCGGTGCGCTGATCACGGTGAAAGCCCTGTACGAGCTGCAACGCGTGCAAGGCCGCTACGCCCTGGTGACCATGTGCATCGGCGGCGGCCAGGGCATCGCCGCCATCTTCGAGCGCCTGTAA
- the serB gene encoding phosphoserine phosphatase SerB, translated as MSLILQSPAPLAPADLDAIRSLAQAPGLSLRSDTVAGAADSAPLTPALREALDTYCGPRAIDWAIVPDGRALSDFRLVAMDMDSTLITIECIDEIADFCGLKAEVSAITEAAMRGEITDFNESLRRRVALLKGLDASVLDRVYDERLRLSPGAERMLQTVQALGLRTLLVSGGFVHFTEKLKARLRLDFTRANTLEIVDGKLTGQVVGEIVNADVKARTVQEVCSEIGAQPGQAIVMGDGSNDLKMMAVAGLSVAFRAKPVVRAQASVAFNHVGLDGLLQLFPH; from the coding sequence ATGTCCCTGATCCTCCAAAGCCCCGCCCCGCTCGCCCCCGCCGATCTCGACGCCATCCGCTCCCTCGCCCAGGCTCCGGGCCTGTCGCTGCGCAGCGACACCGTGGCCGGCGCCGCAGACAGCGCGCCGCTCACGCCCGCGCTGCGCGAAGCGCTCGATACGTACTGCGGCCCGCGCGCCATCGACTGGGCCATCGTGCCGGACGGCCGCGCCCTGTCAGACTTCCGCCTGGTGGCGATGGACATGGACTCGACCCTGATCACCATCGAGTGCATCGATGAGATCGCCGACTTCTGCGGCCTCAAGGCCGAGGTCTCGGCCATCACCGAAGCGGCCATGCGCGGCGAGATCACCGACTTCAACGAGAGCCTGCGGCGCCGCGTCGCGCTGCTCAAGGGCCTCGACGCCAGCGTGCTCGACCGCGTCTACGACGAGCGCCTGCGCCTGTCGCCGGGCGCCGAACGGATGCTGCAGACGGTGCAGGCGCTCGGCCTGCGCACGTTGCTGGTCTCGGGCGGCTTCGTGCATTTCACCGAGAAGCTCAAGGCGCGGCTGCGGCTGGACTTCACCCGCGCCAATACGCTGGAAATCGTCGACGGCAAGCTGACCGGCCAGGTGGTCGGCGAGATCGTCAATGCGGACGTCAAGGCCCGCACGGTACAGGAAGTGTGCTCGGAGATCGGCGCGCAGCCCGGGCAGGCCATCGTCATGGGCGATGGCTCGAACGACCTGAAGATGATGGCGGTGGCCGGCCTCTCGGTCGCCTTCCGCGCCAAGCCGGTGGTGCGTGCGCAGGCCAGCGTCGCCTTCAACCACGTCGGCCTGGACGGACTGCTGCAGTTGTTCCCGCACTGA
- a CDS encoding PepSY-associated TM helix domain-containing protein, which produces MKAATLRLYQTLHTWVGLMAGWALFIAFFAGALTVFHEELHSWQSVHRARHAAAAPAGTPDGASVDRFVQALAASHPAAAASVYVSLPTAGEPELSAYWQEKNGAWQFTTASRLAAGKTSPAETSLERVRGELANFLNSLHYSLGLSDAGMYLMGAISVLYGLALVSGVLLHLPRLKKDLLAVRPGRNLKRFWMDAHNVLGLFSLPFHLVFAVTGAMFCLSMVLVMAFDTLAFDGKLMPAVPRLTAAAPEVDSAGRPAPLLPAATLLAAARAGGGTAFTPTSIRYQRIGDANAVAEVRGNADGALGSYGSIALHAAAGQPRSGQVMGDQTPAGRDTNHAVYSAMYGLHFGTFGDVALRFVYLVAGLAGAFLFYSGNLLWIESRRKQRQAVQPRVHKLLAQATVGVCLGCCLGVAAAFSGALLWPERPAAQVYFPVFLAALAWSLLRQPARAALDLLYATVAATALIPVCSALVAGDPFWRAAQRGDWAVAGFDIGALAMACGFAALAHATRKRARSGPLDSVWALPPARPDGATGVAATAPPVLPGPPPRH; this is translated from the coding sequence ATGAAGGCCGCCACCCTGCGCCTGTACCAGACCCTGCACACCTGGGTCGGCCTGATGGCCGGCTGGGCCCTGTTCATCGCATTCTTCGCCGGCGCCCTCACGGTCTTCCACGAGGAACTGCACAGCTGGCAGAGCGTGCACCGTGCCCGGCATGCGGCCGCCGCGCCCGCCGGCACCCCGGACGGCGCCAGCGTCGACCGCTTCGTGCAAGCGCTGGCGGCCAGCCATCCCGCGGCCGCCGCCAGCGTCTACGTGAGCCTGCCCACGGCCGGCGAGCCGGAGCTCTCGGCCTACTGGCAGGAAAAGAACGGCGCCTGGCAGTTCACGACCGCCAGCCGCCTGGCTGCCGGCAAGACCTCGCCTGCCGAGACGTCGCTCGAGCGCGTGCGCGGCGAACTGGCCAACTTCCTCAACTCCCTGCACTACTCGCTGGGCCTGTCGGACGCCGGCATGTACCTGATGGGGGCGATCAGCGTGCTGTACGGACTGGCCCTGGTGTCGGGCGTGCTGCTGCACCTGCCGCGCCTGAAGAAGGACCTGCTGGCGGTGCGTCCCGGGCGCAACCTGAAGCGCTTCTGGATGGACGCGCACAATGTGCTGGGCCTGTTCAGCCTGCCCTTCCACCTGGTCTTCGCCGTGACCGGCGCCATGTTCTGCCTGTCGATGGTGCTGGTGATGGCATTCGACACGCTGGCCTTCGACGGCAAGCTGATGCCGGCGGTGCCCCGCCTGACGGCGGCCGCCCCCGAGGTGGACAGCGCCGGCCGGCCAGCGCCGCTGCTGCCGGCCGCCACCCTGCTGGCCGCCGCGCGCGCAGGCGGCGGCACGGCCTTCACACCGACCTCGATCCGCTACCAGCGCATCGGCGACGCCAACGCGGTGGCCGAGGTGCGCGGCAACGCGGACGGCGCGCTGGGCAGCTATGGCTCGATCGCGCTGCACGCGGCGGCCGGGCAGCCGCGCAGCGGCCAGGTCATGGGCGACCAGACCCCGGCCGGCCGCGATACCAACCATGCGGTCTACAGCGCCATGTACGGCCTGCACTTCGGTACCTTCGGCGACGTCGCGCTGCGCTTCGTCTACCTGGTGGCCGGGCTGGCCGGGGCCTTCCTGTTCTATTCGGGCAACCTGCTGTGGATCGAGTCGCGCCGCAAGCAGCGCCAGGCCGTGCAGCCGCGTGTGCACAAGCTGCTGGCACAGGCCACCGTGGGCGTCTGCCTGGGCTGCTGCCTCGGCGTAGCGGCCGCCTTCAGCGGCGCCCTGCTATGGCCTGAGCGGCCGGCCGCTCAGGTCTACTTCCCGGTCTTCCTGGCCGCACTGGCCTGGTCGCTGCTGCGCCAGCCGGCGCGTGCGGCACTCGACCTGCTCTACGCGACCGTCGCCGCGACGGCGCTGATCCCGGTCTGCAGTGCGCTGGTGGCGGGCGATCCGTTCTGGCGCGCCGCCCAGCGCGGCGACTGGGCCGTGGCCGGCTTCGACATCGGCGCCCTGGCCATGGCCTGCGGCTTTGCCGCACTGGCCCATGCCACCCGCAAGCGTGCCCGCAGCGGCCCCTTGGACTCCGTCTGGGCCCTGCCCCCGGCCCGGCCGGACGGCGCGACAGGCGTGGCCGCCACGGCGCCGCCAGTCCTGCCCGGGCCGCCGCCACGCCACTGA